Proteins found in one Streptococcus anginosus subsp. whileyi MAS624 genomic segment:
- a CDS encoding aspartate carbamoyltransferase catalytic subunit — protein sequence MSSNQIALKNVVSMETLTNEEVLSLIKRGIEFKNGAKAHYDEQHIIANLFFEPSTRTHKAFEVAELKLGCDLLDFDSKTSSINKGETLYDTILTMSALGVDVCVIRHPEVDYYKELVESPTITTSIVNGGDGSGQHPSQSLLDLMTIYQEFGHFDGLKIAIAGDLDHSRVAKSNMQILKRLGAELYFAGPEVWRSEEFADYGQFVTLDEVVEQVDVLMLLRVQHERHDDDSLFSKENYHKMHGLTQERYDRLKDTAIIMHPAPVNRDVEIADHLVEAPKSRIVEQMTNGVFVRMAIIESVLNGRKEQ from the coding sequence ATGTCATCTAATCAAATCGCTCTTAAAAATGTTGTCTCTATGGAAACTCTTACCAATGAGGAAGTCTTAAGTTTAATCAAACGTGGCATTGAATTTAAAAATGGAGCGAAAGCTCATTATGATGAACAACATATTATCGCTAATCTCTTCTTTGAGCCCTCTACGCGAACACATAAAGCCTTTGAAGTAGCGGAATTAAAACTAGGTTGTGACCTATTGGATTTTGATTCAAAGACTAGCTCCATCAACAAAGGAGAGACCTTATATGATACGATTTTAACCATGTCAGCGCTCGGAGTGGATGTCTGTGTCATTCGTCATCCAGAAGTGGACTATTACAAGGAATTAGTTGAAAGTCCAACGATTACAACTTCAATTGTGAATGGTGGTGATGGCTCTGGACAACATCCGAGTCAAAGTTTGCTAGATTTGATGACCATTTATCAAGAGTTTGGACATTTTGATGGCTTGAAGATTGCGATTGCAGGCGACTTAGATCATTCGCGTGTGGCGAAGTCAAATATGCAAATCTTGAAGCGTCTGGGTGCAGAACTTTATTTTGCAGGTCCAGAAGTATGGAGAAGTGAAGAATTTGCAGATTATGGGCAATTTGTCACACTTGATGAAGTCGTTGAGCAAGTAGACGTCTTAATGCTTCTGCGCGTGCAGCACGAGCGCCATGATGATGATTCACTCTTTTCAAAAGAAAATTACCATAAAATGCATGGTCTAACACAGGAACGATATGACAGATTGAAGGATACAGCCATCATCATGCATCCAGCTCCAGTCAATCGCGATGTTGAAATTGCAGATCATCTGGTAGAAGCTCCAAAATCGCGGATTGTAGAGCAAATGACAAATGGTGTATTTGTCCGTATGGCAATTATTGAGTCTGTTTTAAATGGACGAAAAGAGCAATAG
- the carB gene encoding carbamoyl-phosphate synthase large subunit, which translates to MPKRTDIQKIMVIGSGPIVIGQAAEFDYAGTQACLSLKEEGYTVVLVNSNPATIMTDKEIADKVYIEPITLEFVTRILRKERPDALLPTLGGQTGLNMAMELSKEGILDELGVELLGTKLSAIDQAEDRDLFKQLMEELKQPIPESEIVNTIEEAVEFAAKIGYPVIVRPAFTLGGTGGGMCANEEELREIAENGLKLSPVTQCLIERSIAGFKEIEYEVMRDAADNALVVCNMENFDPVGVHTGDSIVFAPTQTLSDYENQMLRDASLKIIRALKIEGGCNVQLALDPHSFNYYVIEVNPRVSRSSALASKATGYPIAKLAAKIAVSLTLDEVINPVTGTTYAMFEPALDYVVAKIPRFPFDKFEHGERHLGTQMKATGEVMAIGRNIEESLLKACRSLEIGVDHNEMPELNLVADDDLLEKVVKAQDDRLFYISEAIRRGYDIEEIAKLTKIDLFFLDKLLHIHELEQKLMTHIGDANLLRQAKQNGFADTKLARLWKMTAEEVRQFRKEERILPVYKMVDTCAAEFESSTPYFYSTYALENESIKSDKESVLVLGSGPIRIGQGVEFDYATVHSVKAIQATGYEAIIMNSNPETVSTDFSVSDKLYFEPLTFEDVMNVIELEKPKGVIVQFGGQTAINLAEPLSKAGVKILGTQVADLDRAEDRDLFEQALKDLNIPQPPGQTATNEEEAVAAARKIGFPVLVRPSYVLGGRAMEIVENEADLRSYMRTAVKASPDHPVLVDSYIVGKECEVDAISDGRQVLIPGIMEHIERAGVHSGDSMAVYPPQTLSAQVQQTIADYTKKLAIGLHCIGMMNIQFVIKDEKVYVIEVNPRASRTVPFLSKVTNIPMAQVATQLILGQTLAELGYEDGLYPESKQVHVKAPVFSFTKLAKVDSLLGPEMKSTGEVMGTDATLEKALYKAFEASYFHLPAFGNVIFTIADDTKEEALTLAKRFAAIGYSILATQGTAKFFEENGVLTQLVEKIGTADDNDIPAFVRKGKVQAIINTVGTKRTADKHGQAIRQSAIEHGVPLFTALDTANAMLKVLESRSFMTEAI; encoded by the coding sequence ATGCCAAAACGTACAGATATTCAGAAAATTATGGTGATTGGCTCTGGTCCCATTGTCATTGGACAGGCTGCTGAGTTTGATTATGCAGGAACGCAGGCTTGTTTGTCTTTGAAAGAAGAGGGCTACACGGTCGTTTTAGTTAATTCCAATCCTGCAACGATTATGACAGATAAGGAAATTGCTGATAAGGTTTATATTGAGCCAATCACGCTGGAATTTGTCACAAGAATTTTACGGAAAGAGCGACCAGATGCACTTCTACCGACTTTGGGTGGGCAAACAGGTCTCAATATGGCAATGGAATTATCTAAAGAAGGCATCTTGGATGAACTGGGTGTCGAACTTTTGGGAACCAAGCTGTCGGCTATTGACCAAGCTGAGGATCGTGATTTGTTCAAGCAGCTCATGGAAGAGCTGAAACAACCTATTCCAGAATCTGAAATTGTAAACACAATCGAAGAAGCAGTGGAGTTTGCAGCGAAAATAGGCTACCCAGTCATTGTTCGCCCAGCCTTTACCTTAGGGGGAACTGGCGGCGGAATGTGTGCCAATGAGGAGGAATTGCGAGAGATTGCAGAGAATGGTCTGAAATTATCTCCCGTGACTCAGTGTTTGATTGAGCGCTCTATTGCTGGTTTCAAAGAAATTGAGTACGAAGTTATGCGTGATGCGGCTGACAATGCTTTGGTGGTCTGCAATATGGAAAATTTTGATCCAGTCGGTGTACACACAGGCGATTCCATTGTCTTTGCACCAACGCAAACTCTTTCGGATTATGAAAATCAAATGTTGCGGGATGCTAGCTTGAAAATTATCCGTGCTCTAAAAATCGAAGGAGGCTGTAATGTGCAGTTGGCTTTGGATCCACATAGCTTTAATTACTATGTCATTGAAGTCAATCCACGTGTGTCTCGTTCGTCAGCTCTGGCTTCTAAAGCGACAGGCTATCCTATTGCTAAATTGGCTGCAAAAATCGCCGTTAGCTTAACACTAGATGAAGTTATCAATCCGGTCACAGGTACAACTTATGCTATGTTTGAACCGGCTCTGGATTATGTGGTAGCGAAGATTCCACGTTTTCCTTTTGATAAATTTGAACATGGAGAACGTCATCTGGGAACGCAGATGAAAGCTACCGGTGAGGTCATGGCTATTGGACGTAACATTGAGGAAAGTCTTCTTAAAGCCTGTCGTTCTCTGGAAATTGGTGTTGATCATAATGAAATGCCAGAACTAAATCTAGTGGCAGATGATGATTTACTGGAAAAGGTCGTCAAAGCTCAGGATGATCGTCTTTTCTATATATCTGAAGCAATCCGCCGTGGCTATGATATCGAAGAAATTGCAAAACTAACCAAGATTGATTTGTTCTTTCTGGATAAATTACTTCACATCCATGAATTAGAGCAGAAGTTAATGACTCATATTGGAGATGCAAATCTGCTTAGACAGGCTAAGCAAAACGGCTTTGCAGATACTAAGTTAGCTCGGCTTTGGAAAATGACAGCAGAAGAAGTGCGTCAATTTCGTAAAGAAGAGCGGATTCTTCCAGTTTATAAAATGGTTGACACCTGTGCAGCTGAGTTTGAATCAAGCACACCATATTTTTATTCTACTTATGCTTTGGAAAATGAATCAATCAAGTCAGACAAAGAATCTGTTCTGGTGCTAGGCTCTGGACCTATTCGGATTGGTCAAGGAGTAGAATTTGACTATGCGACCGTGCACTCGGTCAAGGCTATTCAAGCAACTGGCTATGAAGCAATCATTATGAATAGTAATCCTGAAACGGTCTCAACAGATTTTTCGGTTTCTGATAAGCTTTACTTTGAACCCTTGACTTTTGAAGATGTCATGAATGTCATTGAACTGGAAAAACCTAAGGGAGTTATCGTTCAGTTTGGTGGACAAACCGCTATCAATCTAGCTGAACCATTGTCAAAAGCTGGTGTGAAAATTTTAGGTACTCAAGTGGCTGATCTTGACCGTGCAGAAGATCGTGATTTGTTTGAACAGGCTCTTAAGGATTTGAATATTCCGCAGCCACCAGGTCAGACAGCGACGAATGAAGAAGAAGCGGTAGCAGCTGCTCGTAAGATTGGTTTTCCTGTTTTGGTTCGTCCGTCCTACGTTCTGGGTGGTCGGGCTATGGAGATTGTCGAGAATGAAGCAGATCTTCGTTCTTATATGCGAACTGCTGTCAAGGCTAGCCCTGATCATCCGGTGTTGGTGGACTCTTACATTGTCGGTAAGGAATGTGAGGTAGATGCTATTTCAGACGGTCGTCAGGTCTTGATTCCAGGGATTATGGAGCATATTGAACGGGCTGGAGTTCACTCAGGTGATTCTATGGCTGTTTATCCTCCGCAAACCTTATCTGCTCAAGTGCAGCAGACTATCGCCGATTATACTAAGAAATTGGCTATCGGACTTCACTGTATCGGTATGATGAACATTCAGTTTGTCATCAAAGATGAGAAGGTTTATGTCATTGAGGTCAATCCTCGTGCTAGCCGGACGGTGCCATTCTTGTCGAAAGTGACAAATATTCCTATGGCACAGGTGGCAACTCAACTGATTTTAGGTCAAACTTTGGCGGAGCTAGGGTATGAAGACGGTCTTTATCCAGAAAGCAAACAAGTACATGTAAAAGCGCCAGTTTTTTCCTTTACCAAGTTAGCCAAGGTAGATAGCCTTCTTGGTCCTGAAATGAAATCGACAGGTGAGGTTATGGGAACAGATGCAACTCTTGAAAAAGCTTTATACAAGGCTTTTGAAGCTTCTTATTTCCACCTTCCTGCTTTTGGTAATGTCATTTTTACCATTGCTGATGATACTAAAGAAGAAGCCCTCACATTAGCGAAGCGTTTTGCAGCGATCGGATATAGCATTCTAGCAACACAAGGCACAGCGAAATTCTTTGAAGAAAATGGTGTTTTGACGCAATTAGTTGAAAAAATTGGTACAGCTGATGACAATGACATTCCTGCCTTTGTTCGCAAAGGCAAGGTTCAGGCAATTATCAATACAGTCGGAACGAAGCGAACAGCTGATAAGCATGGTCAGGCTATCCGTCAATCAGCCATTGAGCATGGAGTGCCGCTATTTACAGCACTTGATACAGCTAATGCCATGCTAAAGGTCTTAGAAAGTCGTAGCTTTATGACAGAAGCAATTTAG
- a CDS encoding NAD(P)H-binding protein, protein MDVLEGDVNDFAALTKAMKGQDIVYTNLGGQVEPMAANIVKAMEENQVSRLIYVTGLGLYHEVPGEFGRWVEESIGSDIMDDTRRAAKIIEESTVNYTILRAAYMTNNPEIDYELTEKGEFYKGTIISRVSIADLIVRIIKEPSLHSYASLGISKPRTDGDRPMY, encoded by the coding sequence GTGGATGTTCTTGAAGGGGATGTCAATGATTTTGCAGCCTTGACAAAAGCTATGAAAGGTCAAGATATTGTTTACACCAATCTTGGTGGACAGGTTGAGCCTATGGCAGCAAATATTGTCAAAGCCATGGAAGAAAATCAAGTTTCTCGTTTGATTTATGTAACAGGTCTTGGTTTGTATCACGAAGTTCCAGGAGAGTTTGGTCGTTGGGTGGAAGAAAGTATTGGTTCGGATATTATGGACGATACTCGTCGCGCAGCGAAAATCATTGAAGAGTCTACTGTTAATTATACGATTTTACGCGCCGCATACATGACAAATAATCCTGAAATTGACTATGAATTAACAGAAAAAGGGGAGTTTTACAAGGGAACAATCATTTCAAGAGTAAGTATTGCGGATTTGATTGTTCGTATCATAAAAGAACCGTCTTTACACAGTTATGCTAGTCTAGGCATTTCAAAGCCAAGAACAGACGGCGATAGACCTATGTATTAA
- a CDS encoding carbamoyl phosphate synthase small subunit yields MEKRLLILEDDTVFEGEAFGADIDVTGEIVFNTGMTGYQESITDQSYNGQILTFTYPLIGNYGINRDDYESITPTCKGVVVYEWARRASNWRNQMTLDEFLKVKKIPGIAGIDTRALTKIIRQHGTMKATLANVGDQMVHLQDQLKATVLPTDNIKQVSTKTSYPAPGSGPSIVLVDFGLKHSILRELAARNCNVTVVPYDTSAADILNLHPDGVMLSNGPGNPDDVPQVLDMIRGIQGKIPLFGICMGHQLFCKANGAQTYKMKFGHRGFNHAVREIATGRIDFTSQNHGYAVSRENFPSELLITYEEINDKSIEGVRHRFFPAFSVQFHPDAAPGPHDASYLFDEFMEMIDAFKQQHSSF; encoded by the coding sequence ATGGAAAAACGCTTGTTAATTCTGGAAGATGATACAGTATTTGAAGGAGAGGCATTCGGGGCTGATATAGATGTGACTGGAGAAATCGTCTTTAATACAGGTATGACTGGCTACCAAGAATCCATTACGGATCAGTCTTACAATGGGCAAATCTTGACTTTCACTTATCCGTTAATCGGAAATTATGGAATCAACCGCGACGACTATGAATCGATCACTCCCACTTGCAAGGGAGTGGTCGTTTATGAGTGGGCACGCCGAGCGAGCAATTGGCGCAATCAGATGACCCTAGACGAGTTTTTAAAAGTCAAAAAAATTCCAGGAATTGCTGGTATTGATACGCGGGCATTGACGAAAATCATTCGGCAGCATGGAACGATGAAAGCAACACTAGCCAATGTGGGCGACCAAATGGTGCATCTACAAGATCAGTTGAAAGCAACTGTTTTGCCGACTGATAATATCAAACAAGTTTCAACGAAAACATCGTATCCAGCACCGGGTTCAGGTCCTAGCATTGTGTTAGTTGATTTTGGATTGAAACATTCAATTCTTCGCGAATTAGCGGCACGCAATTGTAATGTGACAGTTGTTCCCTATGACACAAGTGCAGCAGACATTCTCAATCTTCATCCTGACGGTGTCATGTTATCCAACGGTCCAGGTAATCCAGATGATGTACCGCAAGTGCTAGACATGATTCGAGGGATTCAAGGTAAAATTCCTCTTTTTGGTATCTGCATGGGACATCAACTTTTTTGTAAGGCTAATGGAGCGCAGACTTATAAAATGAAATTTGGTCACCGTGGTTTTAATCATGCTGTCAGAGAGATTGCGACAGGGCGAATTGATTTTACCAGCCAAAATCATGGTTATGCTGTTAGTCGGGAAAATTTTCCGAGCGAGTTGCTGATTACATATGAGGAAATCAACGACAAATCTATTGAAGGTGTGCGGCATCGGTTTTTCCCTGCTTTTTCAGTGCAATTTCATCCTGATGCTGCACCAGGACCGCATGATGCCAGTTATCTCTTTGATGAGTTTATGGAAATGATTGATGCTTTTAAACAACAGCATAGTTCATTTTAA
- a CDS encoding MFS transporter has product MSLDKNNKRALVAAIVASGTDDLNVMFLAFSMSSIISELGVTGAQGGWLATITNLGMLVGGLLFGILADRYHKFKVFKWTIVIFSLATGLIYFTQNIYYLYLMRFIAGIGVGGEYGVAIAIMAGIVPIGKMGRISSLNGIAGQIGSITSALLAGWLAPALGWKGLFLFGLAPIALVLWMILAIDDGHIRDNGNAKATAKERQSVKMSELFKTPALTAQTVALMVMTTVQIAGYFGMMNWLPTIIQTSLHISVKDSSLWMVSTILGMCLGMLTFGQILDKWGPRFVYSIFLLPSSMCVYLFQFANSMPAMIIGGAIVGFFVNGMFAGYGAMITRLYPAHIRSTANNVILNVGRAIGGFSSVIIGKILDVSSVSMVMIFLASLYLISFAALWTIKNLKAERYSQLGEELVVKEA; this is encoded by the coding sequence ATGTCTTTAGACAAAAATAATAAGCGAGCATTAGTTGCTGCAATTGTTGCATCAGGAACAGACGACTTAAATGTCATGTTCTTAGCTTTTTCGATGTCGTCTATCATTTCAGAATTGGGCGTTACAGGAGCCCAAGGGGGCTGGCTTGCGACGATTACCAATCTAGGAATGTTGGTTGGTGGTTTGCTCTTTGGTATACTGGCTGACCGTTATCACAAGTTCAAAGTCTTTAAATGGACGATTGTTATTTTTTCATTGGCGACAGGACTGATTTACTTTACACAAAATATTTATTATCTCTATCTCATGCGTTTCATTGCTGGGATAGGTGTTGGTGGAGAGTATGGAGTTGCCATTGCAATCATGGCAGGAATTGTTCCTATTGGAAAAATGGGACGTATTTCATCTCTGAACGGAATTGCAGGTCAGATTGGTTCTATCACTTCAGCACTTTTAGCAGGTTGGTTAGCGCCGGCACTTGGCTGGAAAGGCCTTTTCCTCTTTGGACTTGCGCCTATTGCCTTGGTTTTGTGGATGATATTGGCGATTGATGATGGCCATATCCGAGATAATGGCAATGCGAAAGCAACGGCAAAAGAACGCCAGTCAGTTAAAATGAGCGAATTGTTTAAAACACCAGCTCTAACAGCTCAGACAGTAGCGCTTATGGTCATGACAACGGTGCAAATTGCGGGTTACTTTGGTATGATGAACTGGCTTCCAACCATTATCCAAACAAGCCTGCATATTTCTGTAAAAGATTCCTCACTTTGGATGGTCTCAACGATTTTGGGAATGTGTCTGGGAATGCTCACTTTCGGTCAAATCCTTGATAAATGGGGACCAAGATTTGTTTATTCAATCTTTCTTCTACCTTCTTCCATGTGTGTTTACCTCTTCCAATTCGCCAATTCAATGCCAGCCATGATTATCGGCGGTGCGATTGTTGGTTTCTTTGTCAATGGTATGTTTGCGGGTTATGGTGCGATGATTACGAGATTGTATCCAGCTCACATTCGCTCCACGGCTAATAATGTCATCTTAAATGTTGGACGAGCAATTGGAGGCTTCTCATCTGTAATTATTGGGAAAATTTTAGATGTTTCAAGTGTCTCAATGGTCATGATTTTCCTAGCAAGCCTTTATTTGATTAGCTTTGCTGCCTTGTGGACGATTAAGAACTTAAAAGCAGAACGTTACTCACAATTAGGAGAAGAATTAGTCGTAAAAGAAGCGTAG
- a CDS encoding LysR family transcriptional regulator, translating into MNFKQLSYFQDIVRTGSFTEAAEENFISQSAMSQQMKSLEEELGVTLFERKNRGFHLTRAGKFFYQKSQRLLEDYNGLVADTQVLTGTQPVSMRIGLLWGMTESVLPHILAEFKERFPSVQLEIMVGSHEEIGTALRQQKLDMTISDQRKAFSGNYANICLTSFPLYIRVGHAHPLSQSKSVQMKDLQVYPALLLAVKGQEKIESDYYRDNLGFQSEFNFAYSPEEAALQLMVSTAYFTFEKMTTKATSNLYCEYCEFPLLQNQQPIERDYFLFYHLEHAHPYTEDFLEIAKRYFR; encoded by the coding sequence ATGAATTTTAAACAGCTGTCGTATTTTCAGGATATTGTTCGTACAGGGAGTTTTACAGAAGCAGCAGAAGAAAATTTTATTTCGCAATCAGCCATGTCCCAGCAGATGAAATCATTAGAAGAGGAACTTGGTGTGACCCTTTTTGAGCGCAAGAATCGCGGATTTCATTTAACGAGAGCTGGGAAATTTTTTTATCAAAAAAGTCAACGGTTGCTGGAAGATTATAACGGTTTGGTGGCTGATACACAAGTTTTGACAGGAACACAGCCAGTTTCCATGCGGATAGGTCTATTGTGGGGAATGACGGAAAGTGTACTGCCCCATATTTTAGCTGAATTCAAAGAGCGTTTTCCAAGTGTTCAGTTGGAAATCATGGTAGGAAGTCATGAAGAGATTGGCACGGCACTGCGCCAGCAAAAGTTGGATATGACCATTAGCGACCAACGAAAAGCATTTTCTGGCAATTATGCGAATATTTGCTTAACTTCTTTCCCTCTTTATATCAGAGTTGGACATGCTCATCCCTTATCCCAATCAAAATCTGTTCAGATGAAAGACTTGCAGGTCTATCCAGCTTTGTTATTAGCTGTGAAAGGACAGGAAAAGATAGAATCTGATTATTATCGTGACAATCTTGGTTTTCAGTCGGAATTTAATTTTGCTTATTCTCCAGAAGAAGCAGCATTGCAACTCATGGTTTCTACTGCTTATTTTACTTTTGAAAAAATGACTACTAAGGCAACTTCAAACCTTTATTGCGAATATTGCGAATTTCCTCTTTTGCAGAATCAGCAACCGATAGAGCGAGACTATTTTCTTTTTTATCATTTGGAGCATGCTCATCCTTACACAGAAGATTTTTTAGAAATTGCTAAACGTTATTTCAGATAA